One Brassica napus cultivar Da-Ae chromosome C4, Da-Ae, whole genome shotgun sequence genomic region harbors:
- the LOC111211519 gene encoding fructose-1,6-bisphosphatase, cytosolic-like has protein sequence MFSGVTCSSRMIMSIPWSSPPFVTLGASQNLSSNTSTALVERRTFKSKNNRYPLIITGRARKKDGSRRFVLNEQSKYPESRGDFTILLSNIVLGCKFVCSAVNKAGLAKLIGLAGDTNIQGEEQKKLNVLSNDVFVKALVSSGRTSVLVPEEDEEATFVESSKRGKYCVVFDPLDGSSNIDCGVSIGTIFGIYTMEHSDEPTTEDVLKPGNEMVAAGYCMYGSSCMLVLSTGTGVNGFTLDPSLGEFILTHPDIKIPKKGNIYSVNEGNAQNWDGPTTKYVERCKYPKDGSPAKSLRYVGSMVADVHPTLLYGGIFL, from the exons ATGTTCTCCGGAGTTACCTGTTCATCGAGGATGATCATGTCCATTCCCTGGAGCTCTCCTCCTTTCGTCACATTAGGTGCCTCCCAGAACCTAAGCAGTAACACCTCCACAGCCTTAGTAGAACGACGAACTTTCAAATCGAAGAACAATAG GTATCCGCTGATCATAACGGGGAGAGCGAGAAAGAAAGATGGATCACGAAGATTCGTGCTGAATGAGCAATCAAAGTATCCAGAGTCTCGTGGGGATTTCACCATTTTGCTCAGCAACATCGTTTTGGGATGCAAATTCGTCTGCAGTGCCGTCAACAAG GCTGGTTTGGCCAAGCTTATTGGACTTGCAGGGGACACAAATATCCAG GGTGAAGAGCAAAAGAAACTGAATGTGCTCTCTAACGATGTTTTTGTCAAGGCTTTGGTTAGCAGCGGCAGAACT TCTGTTCTTGTCCCGgaagaagatgaggaagctACGTTTGTGGAGTCATCCAAGCGTGGAAA GTACTGTGTTGTTTTTGATCCACTTGATGGATCCTCAAACATTGACTGTGGTGTCTCCATTGGAACA ATCTTTGGAATTTACACAATGGAGCACAGTGATGAGCCGACAACTGAAGATGTTCTGAAACCTGGGAATGAAATGGTTGCAGCGGGTTACTGTATGTACGGAAGCTCCTGCATG CTTGTGTTGAGCACTGGAACAGGTGTCAACGGATTTACCCTGGACCCATCTCTAGGAGAGTTCATATTAACTCACCCAGACATTAAG ATTCCAAAGAAGGGAAACATATACTCAGTGAATGAAGGAAATGCTCAGAACTGGGATGGTCCAACCACAAAGTATGTAGAGAGATGCAAGTATCCCAAAGATGGTTCTCCCGCAAAGTCACTGAGATATGTCGGAAG TATGGTAGCAGATGTTCATCCTACTCTGCTTTATGGAGGAATCTTCCTGTAG
- the LOC106407243 gene encoding kinesin-like protein KIN-12F codes for MDIDNHRRHAEDLEIKLRKEKTASEELNDALGRAMLGHSRFIEQYTELQEKYDELVERHNVTLAGIVDVKKAAAKAAVKGRHGKSFAKAFSAELTAIRAEKEKEREFLKKENKGLKIQLRDTAEAVQAAGELLIRLREAEQYVQSSEERFSLLEEENAKLKMQMEKLEGKHQTEMSTMKQYLAESKLPGSALQPWFTGNEEHLSEDRTGLVKENEEQTYKRNRLYII; via the exons ATGGATATTGATAACCACCGTAGACACGCAGAGGATCTGGAGATAAAACTCAGAAAAGAGAAAACGGCTTCGGAGGAGCTAAACGACGCTCTTGGTAGAGCCATGCTTGGTCACAGTAGATTCATTGAGCAGTACACTGAGCTCCAGGAGAAGTATGATGAGTTAGTTGAGAGGCATAACGTGACGTTGGCGGGAATAGTTGATGTGAAGAAAGCAGCGGCTAAAGCTGCAGTGAAAGGTCGTCATGGGAAGAGTTTTGCCAAAGCCTTTTCAGCTGAGCTTACTGCTATTAGAGCTgagaaggagaaagaaagagagttcTTGAAGAAGGAGAACAAGGGACTTAAGATTCAGCTGAGAGATACCGCTGAAGCTGTTCAAGCTGCTGGAGAGTTACTGATCAGACTCAGAGAAGCTGAGCAATATGTACAATCCTCTGAG GAACGTTTCAGCTTACTTGAAGAAGAGAATGCAAAGTTAAAGATGCAGATGGAGAAGTTAGAGGGCAAGCACCAGACAGAAATGAGTACAATGAAGCAATATCTTGCGGAAAGCAAATTGCCAGGGTCTGCATTACAGCCATGGTTCACGGGGAATGAGGAACATTTATCAGAAGACAGAACCGGTTTGGTCAAGGAGAATGAAGAACAAACATATAAAAGGAATAGgctatatatcatataa